The Cannabis sativa cultivar Pink pepper isolate KNU-18-1 chromosome 8, ASM2916894v1, whole genome shotgun sequence genomic interval ACCAATTCATACATTGTAGTAAACTTAAACATGTATATCACATGCGCGCGCGCACAcacacatatgtatatatatatcttatactaatcttacctcgtttcTAGATTCAAGTGTGCCAGTCAACCTGAAAGAAAATATTGCTTGCTGAATGGAGGCCATATGTAACATTTATGTCAAATGAGTAAGCAACTTCCTAAAACATTTTTGGGGATTTAAACTTAAAATCAGAAGTTTTCCTATAAATAAATAGCatgacaataccctaaatatcgagAAAATATGGGTTCTTAAAAACCACCCCAACCGGTCCACCAAAATTCCAAACAGTAAACTATTTTTTGGGATCTTGACTAGGAAAACGGTTTACCATTTCTAGAAAAACAGCAAATTGTTTTTCTACAGAATCCCAAAGAACTTTGAATCTCacacaaatcaaccccaaatttcACATAACTCTCCAGAACACCTAAAAATATCCCAATAAACATATTTCAATCAATAGTAGCAACTATTACTCACAGGATTGAAAAACATTATTGTTGAGCCAAATTTGAGTTCATAAACTCAAACTTGTTCAACTCTTCTCACAGCCAACAAAACCCAACCAAACTAAGCTCAAATAACTCTAATCTAACTCAAAAAATAACCCACAAATATCTAGGGTTCAAACAGAACCTATTTCTCCCAACTGCATGCTTAAACCAACtcaaaactcataaaacatAGGGAATATGGAGCTAGGGTTCTTACCTTAAGTCTAGTCTTTCAATTCTCCTTGAATTCAAACTGAGTTCTTGGAGAAATGATGAAGAATTACTCTATTCTTATTGGTTCTCTTTAGGGTTGAAAGAGGGAGAGAGTTCTATAGAGATAAGTGTGCATgtgtgtatgtttttttttttttttctattttgataaaatgaataaaacttGATATAatcttttctttgttttatcCTTAGCTAATCAGCTAGAAAGCCCTAAGAATCCTCTACTAATTTACTAAAGGACAAAACCAACTCTTAAGGCCAATTTACTATTTTACCTTTACTTCACACTTAAGTAATCTTAAGGTTTAggggtaaaataataaaatactacAACCCCGCCTAATCTTAATATTCCAAATATAGAAAATACTAGTCTCTCTAAATGAGAGATTCTAAACCATACCCGTGTGACTCTTATGGTCAAGCTGTCGCATTTCTATCGTTaccgagcaaaaattataaaaatattaatttctacATTATCACATATAATacacctagagtttaataaaatcttcggAGTTAAGAAATTATAACCCTATAGCCTATTTCTTGAAAATAGAATCCACAATATAACATAATCAAATGtagtaatataatttaattaattaatgttaattaGCTTACATATCCTGTATTCTAAGTATGAGGTCATTACAGccattgatttttttaattggcTATTTTAGTTGAGTGGGAGGGTAACTAAGATTAAGCTTTGTGAGATAGATATAGTCTATTTGGAAAGCTAGGAATGCATTGGTTTGGAGTAATATTAGTCCTAAGGTGGAGGGTAATGTATTATCGACTGAGTTGGTGACTAATGGTGCATATTTATGGGTGAAGCATCAAATGCAAGAAGTCAAGATAAATGTGGATGCTGTAATTTTTAAAGTTGAAAGATTGTATGGGTTTTGGAGAGTTATTTAGGACCATGAAGTGCATCTTTTAGAAGCTCGAACTTGTAGCAGAGAGGATGTTGTTGCTCCAGGATTGGCTGAAGCAATTGGCATTTGTAAGGCACTCAAGTTGGATAAAGATGCGAAGATGCAGTCATGGCCACAGGTGGTTCTTGAATTTGATTGTCTTGTGTGGCAGTTCAAGCAATTTTAAGTAGTTTTACAATACTTTTTTCTTTTGGCTTAATAATTGAGAAACGTAAAAACGATTACATGAACTGTGTTTTTGATGTTTATTCTCAATTTGCTAATAACGTGATTCataattttgttaaaaaaaaaaagtaacaaacgCGGAGCCAATAAATCAAATGCAACCCcatatttattagaaaaaaaatgagaatttTTATGATACAGTAGAAATGAAATGGGGGagaaaaaaaatcttcaaaCCTGATTAAATCTTGAATTTGtttattattcattttaagggaGTTAACCTTTGAGCAtacattagttttataattagtttatttaaaatggtttataacCTGATTGATAAGGACTTTCACATAAGGTATTCTCAATGGTGCATGCAACTATGTTTGATATAAAGTAGAGAATTAAGAGAATCTAGAGATAAACTTAGAGCTTTGAAAGGATATTTGTTTCAATCATCCCATTAAAGTAAAATTTCATGTTGACCAGACTGATGAGCTGAGAGTATCATTGATAtatggcaaaaaaaaaaactcaaccaATTGTATTCGTCTAAAATAAGTTTGTATGTAATTTAATTGTGCACATATCATTACTATATGAATATAGGAAGAAAACGTCACAAGTCTTCTTTTTACCTCTCATTCTGTATGTTACAATAACCTCTAGCTAGaacaacaaaaatatatctAAAAGAAATACTTTTATTCTATATTTCACGAGGGAAAAAAGAAAACTATACACGATGAATAACACTTGCCAAACAACCCCTTAATTCTAAAGTAAAGACATAGGGCTCTTCTTATTTCACATGACTTTATTTCAAAGAATGGAGATTTTACGCTAACATATCGATTTTCCATGGTTAGGCTATAATTGTCGCTTCATTTAGAGCTCCAGAGCTGACTGTAAGAGAGCAACGTAAAGCATGAGAATTAAATTTACTGAACTTGTTCAAATGTGGGTAAGAAACAAACAACAATGTTAAGTCATTATACAAGAACAATATTTCTGCATTTCAAGGGTTATAAGATGTCAAACTTACTGTATTGACGAGCCTCAGAGCGGCGGGCCTTGTAAATTTTCGGGCGAAAAGAAAGCAAGGAGCTGGTTTTCCTCTGCTAGTACACCATTCTCTTCGGTATTCAGTCTCGTAGTAGATGTTATCTATCTCCTGAAAACAAACAAGTGTTATTTTTGTATGCTTTTATACTCTTCTGTGATGAAAATTGCACTGCCATAATCAATCAAATCTAAAAAATGTATGTATGCAGCAGTCAAAGCTAGAGGTGGCTTGTACTGTTTCTTCCTGCTCTGTTGCCTAATAGTACCGAAAGAAGTAACTACTATTACAACATAAATACTCAAGTTCAAAAAATTGACTGTTCCACTATTTAGCAGTGCATTGGCATACCTTTATTGATTGTATAAGCTCCGGAGTAGCATCTGAATATTTGTAAGTAACAGGGTGCCATCCCCGACGTTCACGGTCTTTAGAGGATGATAGATCCCATGACGAATGAGTCAGTGATCTTCGCGTTAATTCAGCTTCATGGCCTTCTTGCTGCAATTTGAAACCAGAGGCTTCTTAAATCTTTAAGGATATAACGACAGTAgacatttattatattaaacagaaaaaaaaaaatagatgagAGATGGAGCATTAAACTGACTCTCTGAAAGGATTATATTATGATAAGGCTCACAAGTTGAGGTAGAATAATAACTTACAGCTAGTAATGTCTGAACATAATGTTCATCGGGTATACAATTATGTTCCTTGGATCCATCAGCTGGCTGCAAATGACATAAATCTTCTTATAATTAAACTTACAAAACTTTTAtcacatttcttaaaaaaaataataataatttgaaaatacaAGTGCTTCTTACGTAGCTAATATGATATTGAAAATAGTTTAAAAGTGCCTAACCAAATTTTTGTGACACTTCAGAAGGTAATGAAATAAGGTTACCAAACATAAAGTGTGCTTACAAGGGGGCGATCCCGCCAAAATTCAGGCAGTGACTTCCTCTGCATAGTTTTGACACATAGAACATGTAAAATAAGAGTAGAAGAACCTCTGAAGCTTTCACATACAGAACAATCTTAAAAATAATAGAGTAAGATTGTACAGAAGTTTGAACTTGTCTCTGGAATGGTGAAGTTAAAAGAGATGCATGTTAAGTAACTCAATCCTCTTAGGGGTGTTTTGGAAGTTTCTATGTGATTACCAGAGTGTCATTAAACGGATAGTAATTGCACATCATAGTAAATACATGTCAAATAGTAATAAGTTAATAACATATAATTTCTTATTTTCATGTTTGACAAAAGAATaagtaattacacataaaattaacagtgtaattattattttcaaaaaaaatgttaatattTGGTAATTACACATTCTCATGAGGCTATGGGAAATGGGTAATCAGAATGGTATTTGGAAACTCTTAATTACCTCACAGATTACTGTGTAATAATCTAGTTAAACAAACACGTCAAACCTAATAATTCCTTCGAATTACTCTCAATTTCAGTTACAGGGTGACTTTCCAAGTGCATCCTTAGTAATTGAAGGTTAACATTTTTCCAAAACAATgtaaatttaattattctagATAACTAAAATATGTCTACTGTCAGAAGCTCCCATAAGGGTGCCTTTTTTAACAAGTAGAACAGGTTGGGTGGCTCTTCTATTGTTTAAAGgaatttcataatgcaagagcATCATCtagtttacttggtaaattcactTTGTTTCATAAGAAGGGTGCGTGATTCAATCCTACTTTCACTAGGTTTACAAGATTTAAGTCACGTTTCAAAGCCAACAAAATAGCTCACTGTATTGTTTCAAAAGACTATTATCCAATgtaaatcaaagaaaacataCCTTGCAATGCAATTGAAATATAGGGAAGACAACATCATCTTTTACCACAACCTCTGCATGTTTCCTGGTCAAAACAACCCACTGCAGAAAGGGAATGCAACAAATAAGAACCAGATAATCATTAGGCACATCACATTAGGAATTAGGAGATACCAAacatttcattcattttttaAGCCTTTTTGCCAAAGATATAGtggttttttatattttaacaaAGTTGAATTCTACCTGAGATCCCTTCCTCCAGTTATGAACAGGAATAACAGGATCCATTTTGGGATTGTAGCGACCCTCCTTTGTATCAGCAAAACTATTCCAAAAACGGATtgttaataacaacaaaaaccAAGAGTTAAACAGAACCTATCACATATTTGCTAACAGTGAACAGCATATCAGCCCAACACTGACATTTAGAAGACATAAACACCCACCTGTGTACTAAAAACATTTTCTCTAGAAAAAACATAAGGAATCCAATCCACAAAAAACCCCAAAGAAAATTTACAGGGGACAATCAATTGTTTATTATCCATGATGACAGAAATCTACCAGTGTAATATAAGTCAACTCACTCACCTGTCAACAAAACTGGTTGATGTTGACATgatataatcatatatatagCTGAAGTTGTGAAGAGGGATGCAGCTGCAAAGagatgaagaaactgaaatgttGTTAAGAAAATCACACCCGAACGGAAACATATACggaatttttgtaataaatagtgtttgtgtatatataaattaaaattgagaTTACTTGTAAGCAACAGCAAAAAGACACAAAGTACAATTCAAGGATATACTATATAGACAATCTCACCTGTCTGAAAGAAAAACAAACCGTTTGTTGTCAGTATCTTTAAGTGCATGTTTAAGTAATATACGCTCTGCCTCGATCATAGTTGCTTCTCCCCAATCTACCTGGAATGAAAAATACAGGAAACCAAAACTATTGTACTgccaagaagaagaaagaaaagaaaaatctaaACCCAAGTTTTTATGAGAATACTTTGCTTCATATTTAGGctacttttcttttttagtCAAAATGCACAATGTTATACAGTATAACTGTATAAGAAATGAACAAAACTAACGAATTCATGTACAAATAACAGACAAAAGTTTAGAATTTGAGAATTCAGGTCAAGAACAGCACCTGTATACTATCATTAACTTGACGATTCAGAAAATATGCCGATCTAGTGGTCGCCTTGTTGAATAGAAAACCAGGCCTAGAGTGAACATATACTGAAAATTTGTTCTCCCCTCCCTGcccccaaaaaaataaaaatctaagaTACTTGAGCAAACAAAACAAACTTTTTTTAGGCTCATAAGTTATCAACAGAATTTATTAATTCCTCaatgtagatttttttttttttttgacagaaCCTCAATATAGAATTTTATCAAATACACAATGTTTAATTGTTCGGAATTGGAGTCAATGCATACTTTTCCAGCACTATTAATAGAAACAATAAGGAAATTAAGTACTAACTATGGTAACTCTAAATTATGAAAGTAATTAGAAAACTACTTCAATTAGTAGAATTTGACCAAAAATGGTATTACACAATTGTCATTTAATCATTCTGAGTTGCATAATAACATAATTCGGTCTGATCTTTATGTAAATTTGCACACGTTTTACAGCTCTATAAATGGAAACAAAAATTAAGTACTGAATTATTATATTAAGCAatgcataaaattaaataaaagttaaaaCCTGAAAGAAATCATCCCAAACTATATCCAAAGGAAGCCGATTTCGAGCAATGAACAAGAAAGCGATCTTCGTCTTTTGAACGCTAAAAGAAGAAGCCATAGTCATAACCCGACTGTACTGGTTCTGCATAAAAAACAAGCTTCCGAAACAAAAACCTACGAACATCACAACCAATAGCTTCCTCTTCCATTTGTAATTTGATTTCGACTGAGCTACCTTCCGCTTCATTTAGCTTCATGAACCAAAAGAAAAGACTAGCctaaaatgtaattaaattcAATACTCCATGCAAATGGAAATGTTGTTTAGCTTCAAAACTCAGCTCAACCAGATCCAGTGAACTTGGAAAAttccaattatatatatataaataaattcgTGTGATTGAAGACAAGGAAGTAAAGTTTGTATAGGGATTCTCGTGGTGGTAAGAGTCTTTATGGTATGAAGCAGAGGCAGAGCATGTGTAGTTTTGGGGATTCAGACCCAGAAagaagggagag includes:
- the LOC115700521 gene encoding glycosyltransferase BC10 isoform X2 — its product is MKRKVAQSKSNYKWKRKLLVVMFVGFCFGSLFFMQNQYSRVMTMASSFSVQKTKIAFLFIARNRLPLDIVWDDFFQGGENKFSVYVHSRPGFLFNKATTRSAYFLNRQVNDSIQVDWGEATMIEAERILLKHALKDTDNKRFVFLSDSCIPLHNFSYIYDYIMSTSTSFVDSFADTKEGRYNPKMDPVIPVHNWRKGSQWVVLTRKHAEVVVKDDVVFPIFQLHCKRKSLPEFWRDRPLPADGSKEHNCIPDEHYVQTLLAQEGHEAELTRRSLTHSSWDLSSSKDRERRGWHPVTYKYSDATPELIQSIKEIDNIYYETEYRREWCTSRGKPAPCFLFARKFTRPAALRLVNTSALEL
- the LOC115700521 gene encoding glycosyltransferase BC10 isoform X1, whose protein sequence is MKRKVAQSKSNYKWKRKLLVVMFVGFCFGSLFFMQNQYSRVMTMASSFSVQKTKIAFLFIARNRLPLDIVWDDFFQGGENKFSVYVHSRPGFLFNKATTRSAYFLNRQVNDSIQVDWGEATMIEAERILLKHALKDTDNKRFVFLSDSCIPLHNFSYIYDYIMSTSTSFVDSFADTKEGRYNPKMDPVIPVHNWRKGSQWVVLTRKHAEVVVKDDVVFPIFQLHCKPADGSKEHNCIPDEHYVQTLLAQEGHEAELTRRSLTHSSWDLSSSKDRERRGWHPVTYKYSDATPELIQSIKEIDNIYYETEYRREWCTSRGKPAPCFLFARKFTRPAALRLVNTSALEL